A DNA window from Burkholderia sp. HI2500 contains the following coding sequences:
- a CDS encoding GGDEF domain-containing protein encodes MSTTYAAGEPPRVVSAAARLYAKCLLVGFALLPAYLIAYLWFFSDPHVVFENHAFHEIAIAAATLEGAFVTYVTWVCYRSSGEPLLRWLTLGFLGFAMIYALHGAFTGMAHHNIWLFLLYGPASRLVMSILLLTGLLSYSRPPDRLEKRTSVRTWLPWIVFFVIVNVVVAYIAYSPVAGAPGTRLSMEGGALLFSLLNVAVLLARRIRSPLMVIYGVSIMAFALSSLAFILGKPWNHMWWLAHAIFAGGFFLLSYGVVQALQTTRSFSAIYSQEDLMSRLSESMARTESALQELRRTNQKLEYMAATDPMTGASNRRQFIAQVEREMVRAERDGTPFCLLALDLDNFKNINDAYGHQIGDEVLRGVVRQCLDAIRPAGGLARVGGEEFMALLPDMPLEGARMTAERVRSSIASSPFGLDFKRVQVTVSVGVAQYGADGSTVDALLRVVDERLYQAKREGRNRVVAR; translated from the coding sequence ATGAGTACGACCTATGCAGCCGGGGAACCGCCGCGCGTCGTCAGCGCGGCCGCAAGGCTCTACGCGAAATGCCTGCTGGTCGGATTCGCGTTGCTGCCCGCCTATCTGATCGCCTATCTGTGGTTCTTCAGCGATCCGCACGTCGTGTTCGAGAACCACGCGTTCCATGAAATCGCGATCGCCGCCGCGACGCTCGAAGGCGCGTTCGTCACCTACGTGACGTGGGTCTGCTACCGGTCGTCCGGCGAGCCGCTGTTGCGCTGGCTGACACTTGGCTTTCTCGGCTTCGCGATGATCTATGCGCTGCACGGTGCGTTCACCGGGATGGCGCATCACAACATCTGGCTGTTCCTGCTGTACGGGCCCGCGTCGCGGCTCGTGATGTCGATCCTGCTGCTCACGGGCCTGCTGTCGTATTCGCGTCCGCCCGATCGCCTCGAGAAGCGCACGAGCGTGCGCACGTGGCTGCCGTGGATCGTGTTCTTCGTGATCGTCAACGTCGTCGTGGCGTACATCGCGTATTCGCCGGTCGCGGGCGCGCCGGGCACGCGGCTGTCGATGGAAGGCGGCGCGCTCCTGTTCTCGCTGCTGAACGTCGCCGTGCTGCTCGCGCGGCGGATCCGCTCGCCGCTGATGGTGATCTACGGCGTGTCGATCATGGCGTTCGCGCTGTCGTCGCTCGCGTTCATTCTCGGCAAGCCGTGGAATCACATGTGGTGGCTCGCGCATGCGATTTTCGCCGGCGGCTTCTTCCTGCTCAGCTACGGTGTCGTGCAGGCGCTGCAGACGACGCGCTCGTTCTCGGCGATCTACAGCCAGGAAGACCTGATGAGCCGGCTGTCGGAATCGATGGCGCGCACCGAGAGTGCGCTGCAGGAGCTGCGGCGCACGAACCAGAAGCTCGAATACATGGCCGCGACCGATCCGATGACGGGCGCGTCGAACCGCCGGCAGTTCATCGCGCAGGTCGAGCGCGAGATGGTGCGGGCCGAGCGCGACGGCACGCCGTTCTGCCTGCTCGCGCTCGATCTCGACAATTTCAAGAACATCAACGATGCGTACGGGCATCAGATCGGCGACGAGGTGCTGCGCGGCGTGGTGCGCCAGTGCCTCGATGCGATCCGGCCGGCCGGCGGGCTCGCGCGGGTCGGCGGCGAGGAGTTCATGGCGCTGCTGCCGGACATGCCGCTCGAAGGCGCGCGGATGACGGCCGAACGCGTGCGCTCGTCGATCGCGAGTTCGCCGTTCGGGCTCGATTTCAAGCGCGTGCAGGTGACGGTCAGTGTCGGTGTCGCGCAATACGGGGCCGACGGCAGCACGGTCGATGCGTTGCTGCGCGTGGTCGACGAACGGTTGTACCAGGCTAAGCGGGAAGGGCGGAACCGGGTCGTGGCGCGGTGA